From the Primulina tabacum isolate GXHZ01 chromosome 3, ASM2559414v2, whole genome shotgun sequence genome, one window contains:
- the LOC142538876 gene encoding mitogen-activated protein kinase kinase kinase 20-like has product MDWVRGGNLGHGSFATVNLAMPRRQTSLFPPLMAVKSCGVLRSSSLMNEKLILEALKDCPQIIRCFGDSFSYENGEKLYNVLLEYAPGGSLADKLKNTGDRGLPESETRRYTKALLKGLHYIHKLSYVHCDIKLQNILLGPNDCVKIADFGLAKRAGGRKENFSGCELRGTPLYMSPEIVTAGEQGAPADIWALGCAVAEMVTGTLAWHCSDVAGLLLKIGAGEEFPEVPKSLSEQGKDFLGKCFVRDPNKRWTAEMLLNHHFVSDYQDFDFNEETENKALISPTCPFDFPEWESREAGSSTTFASSGYSPESGSWSMTPARRLQTLWIDQFPDWSVTEDWITLR; this is encoded by the coding sequence ATGGATTGGGTTCGTGGTGGAAATTTGGGACACGGGAGTTTTGCTACGGTGAATTTAGCTATGCCCAGAAGACAAACTTCTCTATTCCCGCCATTGATGGCGGTGAAGTCTTGTGGAGTCTTGCGTTCTTCTTCACTGATGAACGAGAAGCTGATCTTGGAGGCGCTTAAAGATTGCCCACAGATTATACGTTGCTTTGGAGACAGCTTTTCGTACGAAAATGGCGAGAAATTGTACAATGTGTTGTTGGAGTACGCTCCCGGTGGTTCTTTGGCTGATAAACTCAAGAATACCGGTGATCGGGGCCTGCCGGAATCAGAAACCCGGCGGTATACAAAAGCTTTACTCAAAGGGCTACATTATATCCACAAGTTGAGCTACGTGCACTGTGATATCAAGCTTCAAAACATTCTCTTGGGCCCGAATGATTGCGTAAAAATCGCGGATTTCGGGTTGGCGAAGCGGGCCGGAGGGCGAAAAGAGAATTTTTCGGGGTGTGAACTGAGGGGCACACCTCTGTACATGTCGCCAGAGATTGTTACCGCTGGAGAACAGGGGGCTCCTGCGGATATTTGGGCACTAGGGTGCGCAGTGGCGGAGATGGTCACCGGaactcttgcatggcattgctcCGACGTGGCGGGGCTGCTGCTTAAAATTGGCGCGGGAGAAGAGTTTCCTGAGGTTCCCAAAAGTTTATCAGAGCAAGGAAAAGATTTTCTTGGAAAATGCTTTGTCAGGGATCCGAACAAGAGATGGACGGCTGAGATGCTCCTGAATCATCACTTTGTTTCAGATTATCAAGATTTTGATTTTAATGAAGAAACAGAAAACAAAGCTTTAATCTCTCCTACTTGCCCATTTGATTTTCCCGAGTGGGAATCACGGGAAGCAGGTTCTTCTACGACTTTCGCCTCGTCGGGATACTCCCCAGAGTCTGGTTCTTGGTCTATGACTCCGGCCAGACGTCTGCAAACGCTTTGGATTGATCAATTTCCTGATTGGTCTGTTACCGAAGATTGGATCACCCTGAGGTGA
- the LOC142538877 gene encoding transcription factor SPATULA-like, with protein MLDEAIEYLKQLQLQVQMLTVRNGLSMDPICLPGILHPNQIPQTRPDSYDGTRSLSMNMTKAVSIDQETLIEAILSLQDDCVERMPDSGFSIMINSRTDFQIESSMRAHFGPYQLLKSSPKICQEDVLHFNHRIEDFPPSILTGD; from the exons ATGCTTGATGAAGCGATCGAATACCTCAAGCAGCTTCAGCTCCAAGTACAA ATGCTAACGGTGCGAAATGGATTAAGTATGGACCCTATCTGCCTGCCTGGAATCCTGCATCCAAATCAAATCCCTCAAACTAGACCAGACAGCTACGATGGAACTAGATCCTTAAGTATGAACATGACAAAAGCAGTTTCCATTGATCAAGAGACCTTGATTGAAGCCATACTCAGTCTACAAGATGATTGTGTTGAACGGATGCCGGATTCCGGTTTCTCAATCATGATCAATTCAAGAACAGATTTTCAAATAGAATCATCAATGCGGGCACATTTTGGACCATATCAGTTGCTCAAATCTTCACCA AAAATTTGTCAGGAGGATGTTCTGCATTTTAACCATAGAATCGAGGATTTCCCTCCAAGTATTTTGACAGGTGATTGA